In the Flavobacterium acetivorans genome, one interval contains:
- the gltB gene encoding glutamate synthase large subunit, whose product MKIKEQGLYLPEFEHDNCGAGFICNLNGIKSNDIIHKALDILIKLEHRGAVSSDGRTGDGAGILFDIPHDFFKKVCDFDIPETRQYAVGMVFLPKKNNQTAFCQTTFETAIKEQNLEILGWRTVPVDVSNLGQIAAEKEPAVKQVFIGKNGLELTEQQFNAKLFAARKIAEHAVISSKISENHMFYFSSLSTTTIIYKGLLMPEDISRYYTDLADTDLVTRLALVHQRFSTNTFPSWELAQPFRYMCHNGEINTLRGNISRMRAREELMQSDIFGDDIKKLFPIILEGKSDSASMDMVIELLLMTGRSLPEAMMMVVPEAWEKHQTMSDDKKAFYEYNSCIMEPWDGPASIPFTDGNVIGALLDRNGLRPSRYTLTKSGFVIMSSEIGVLDIKPEDVVQHGRLEPGKMFLVDMNEGRIIEDEEIKNAIVTKRPYRKWLDENLLQLAKIPYTNNDTPKENVDYETRLRLFGYTIEDLKTIINPMGAQGAEAISSMGNDTPLAILSDQPQLLYNYFKQLFAQVTNPPLDGIREEIITDISLAIGGDFNIFEIESKQCKKLKIQNPVISKEDLDKIRNIDHPNFKSFTVSTLYKIEQGANGLERALEKCVQATFKAVSEGHNIIILSDRGVSEEMAPIPMLLACSYIHHSLNILKVRSKFGIIIESAEPREPHHFALLFGYGASAINPYLVNEIIRDQVNQGHITDVKADYAIVNYNKAIAKGILKIMNKIGISTLHSYRAAQIFEILGLNKTFSSKYFPYTPSRIEGIGLIEIEKEVTKRYQKAFPNSKIASLLPLEIGGIYRWRRTGEKHMFNPTTISKLQQAVRLNSPESYKEYSTMVNDQSEQLMTIRGLFEFNNLDPISIDEVEPWTEIVKKFKTGAMSYGSISQEAHENLAIAMNRIGGKSNSGEGGEDPQRFQKDLNGDSRNSAIKQVASGRFGVSINYLTNAKEIQIKMAQGAKPGEGGQLPGEKVVPWIAKTRNSTPYVGLISPPPHHDIYSIEDLSQLIFDLKNANREARVNVKLVSEVGVGTIAAGVAKAKADVILISGYDGGTGAAPLTSLQHTGIPWELGLAEAQQTLILNDLRSRVVLECDGQLKTGRDVAIAALLGAEEFGFATAPLVASGCIMMRACHLNTCPVGIATQDPELRKNFKGTPEHIINFMYFIAEELREIMAQLGFRTLKEMVGQSQKLNVNKAIKHYKANGLDLSAILYKPEKAKTEPIHNTTTQDHQLENVLDFAIIKEAIPSIYRKEKTRVTFKIKNTDRSVGAILSNEISKIYGEQGLPEDTILVDFEGSAGQSFGAFATNGLSFKIHGNCNDYLGKGLSGGKLIIKVPPTATFKPEENIIIGNVALYGAITGEAYINGMAGERFCVRNSGATAVVEGIGDHGCEYMTGGTVVILGKTGRNFAAGMSGGVAYLYDKNRKFDSNSCNMEMVAFDPMEQDDFTKLKRLIKNHSLYTTSPLAKRILANWENEQQYFIKVMPTDYKKALQRIAEEKKIEELIA is encoded by the coding sequence ATGAAAATTAAAGAGCAAGGCCTTTATTTGCCGGAATTTGAACACGACAACTGTGGCGCAGGATTTATATGTAATTTGAACGGAATCAAGTCTAATGACATTATTCATAAAGCACTAGACATATTAATAAAGCTAGAACATCGAGGAGCAGTTAGCTCTGACGGAAGAACAGGTGATGGAGCAGGAATATTATTTGACATACCACATGACTTTTTTAAAAAAGTATGTGATTTCGATATTCCAGAAACAAGGCAATATGCCGTTGGAATGGTTTTTTTACCAAAAAAGAACAACCAAACTGCCTTTTGTCAAACCACTTTTGAAACAGCTATAAAAGAGCAAAACCTTGAAATTTTAGGATGGAGAACAGTGCCCGTTGATGTTTCTAATTTAGGACAAATAGCAGCCGAAAAAGAACCCGCAGTAAAGCAAGTGTTTATCGGCAAAAATGGCTTAGAACTGACAGAACAACAATTTAACGCTAAATTATTTGCTGCCAGAAAAATAGCCGAACATGCTGTTATAAGTTCAAAAATTTCAGAAAACCACATGTTCTATTTTTCAAGTTTATCCACAACAACAATCATATATAAAGGATTGTTGATGCCGGAAGACATTAGCAGGTATTATACTGACTTAGCTGACACTGATTTAGTAACCAGACTAGCCCTTGTGCACCAGCGTTTCTCGACAAACACCTTTCCTTCTTGGGAACTGGCGCAACCTTTCCGCTATATGTGTCATAATGGAGAAATCAACACGCTTCGTGGTAACATCAGCAGAATGCGTGCTCGTGAAGAATTGATGCAAAGTGATATTTTTGGTGACGACATTAAAAAATTATTCCCTATAATATTAGAAGGAAAATCTGATTCGGCTTCGATGGATATGGTCATTGAACTGTTGTTAATGACAGGAAGATCTCTACCCGAAGCAATGATGATGGTGGTTCCCGAAGCTTGGGAAAAACACCAAACCATGTCTGACGACAAAAAAGCATTCTATGAATACAACTCCTGTATTATGGAACCTTGGGATGGTCCTGCTTCTATTCCTTTCACGGATGGCAATGTAATTGGCGCTTTATTGGACCGAAATGGACTACGCCCTTCTCGTTACACATTAACCAAAAGTGGTTTTGTAATCATGTCTTCAGAAATTGGAGTTCTTGACATCAAGCCAGAAGATGTGGTACAACACGGTCGTCTTGAACCCGGAAAAATGTTCCTTGTTGACATGAATGAAGGCCGAATCATTGAAGATGAGGAAATCAAAAACGCGATTGTAACCAAACGACCTTACAGAAAATGGCTTGATGAGAATTTATTGCAATTAGCCAAAATCCCTTATACCAATAACGACACTCCAAAGGAGAATGTTGATTATGAAACCAGATTGCGTTTATTTGGTTACACGATTGAAGATTTAAAAACAATAATAAATCCAATGGGAGCGCAAGGAGCTGAAGCAATCAGTTCTATGGGTAATGATACTCCTCTAGCTATTTTATCAGACCAGCCCCAACTTTTATATAACTATTTCAAACAATTATTTGCCCAGGTGACCAATCCTCCTTTGGATGGTATTCGTGAAGAAATCATTACAGACATCAGCTTAGCAATAGGTGGCGATTTTAATATTTTTGAAATTGAATCTAAACAATGCAAAAAGCTTAAAATTCAAAATCCGGTTATTTCCAAAGAGGATTTGGACAAAATTAGAAATATTGATCATCCTAATTTTAAATCGTTCACAGTATCTACGTTATACAAAATAGAACAAGGTGCAAATGGATTAGAAAGAGCGTTAGAAAAATGTGTTCAAGCTACTTTTAAAGCAGTTTCAGAAGGACACAACATTATCATTCTTTCTGACAGAGGCGTAAGTGAAGAAATGGCTCCAATACCTATGTTATTAGCTTGTTCTTACATTCACCATTCGTTGAACATTTTAAAAGTTCGCTCTAAATTCGGAATCATAATCGAATCTGCCGAACCACGTGAACCCCATCATTTTGCCTTATTATTTGGTTATGGAGCTAGTGCGATCAATCCTTATTTAGTAAATGAAATCATTCGCGATCAGGTGAACCAAGGTCATATAACTGATGTAAAAGCAGATTATGCCATTGTTAATTACAATAAAGCTATTGCAAAAGGGATTTTGAAAATCATGAACAAAATTGGTATTTCGACCTTACATTCTTATAGAGCGGCTCAAATATTTGAAATTTTAGGTTTAAATAAAACATTTTCTTCTAAATATTTCCCATACACACCTTCAAGAATCGAAGGTATTGGTCTAATCGAAATCGAAAAAGAAGTTACCAAAAGATACCAAAAGGCATTTCCAAATTCGAAAATAGCCAGCTTATTACCTCTTGAAATTGGAGGAATTTACAGATGGAGAAGAACTGGTGAGAAACACATGTTCAACCCAACGACTATTTCTAAACTACAACAAGCTGTAAGACTAAACAGTCCTGAAAGTTACAAGGAATATTCTACAATGGTCAATGACCAAAGTGAACAGTTGATGACCATCAGGGGATTGTTTGAATTCAACAATTTAGATCCAATTTCTATTGACGAAGTAGAACCTTGGACCGAAATTGTAAAAAAATTCAAAACCGGAGCCATGTCTTATGGTTCAATTAGCCAAGAGGCTCATGAAAACTTGGCGATTGCCATGAACCGAATTGGTGGAAAAAGCAACTCTGGAGAAGGAGGAGAAGATCCGCAGCGTTTTCAGAAAGACCTAAACGGCGACTCTAGAAACAGTGCTATTAAACAAGTGGCTTCGGGAAGATTTGGCGTGTCAATTAATTATTTGACTAATGCTAAGGAAATCCAGATCAAAATGGCTCAAGGTGCTAAACCCGGAGAAGGCGGACAATTACCTGGCGAAAAAGTAGTGCCTTGGATTGCCAAAACACGTAACTCCACACCTTATGTTGGCTTAATTTCTCCACCGCCTCACCATGACATTTATTCTATTGAAGATTTATCTCAATTGATCTTTGATTTAAAAAATGCCAATCGTGAAGCAAGAGTAAATGTTAAACTAGTTTCTGAAGTAGGTGTTGGAACAATTGCTGCAGGTGTTGCTAAAGCAAAAGCCGATGTGATTTTGATATCAGGATATGATGGAGGAACTGGAGCTGCGCCATTAACTTCGTTACAACATACCGGAATTCCATGGGAACTTGGATTAGCCGAAGCCCAACAAACCTTAATTCTAAATGATTTAAGAAGCCGTGTGGTATTAGAATGTGACGGACAATTGAAAACCGGACGCGATGTTGCTATCGCCGCCTTACTTGGAGCAGAAGAATTTGGTTTTGCAACAGCTCCTTTGGTCGCATCAGGATGTATTATGATGAGAGCTTGTCATTTAAACACCTGTCCAGTTGGTATCGCTACCCAAGATCCTGAATTAAGAAAAAATTTTAAAGGAACTCCAGAACACATCATCAACTTCATGTACTTTATCGCTGAAGAATTGAGAGAAATAATGGCTCAATTAGGTTTTAGAACCTTAAAAGAAATGGTGGGACAATCACAAAAACTGAATGTAAACAAAGCCATTAAACATTATAAAGCAAACGGTTTAGACTTGTCAGCTATTCTATACAAACCGGAAAAAGCTAAAACAGAACCAATTCACAATACAACTACACAAGATCACCAACTTGAAAACGTATTGGATTTTGCGATCATTAAAGAAGCAATTCCATCTATTTATAGAAAAGAGAAAACGAGAGTTACTTTTAAAATTAAGAATACAGACCGTTCCGTTGGGGCTATTTTGAGCAACGAAATTTCCAAAATCTATGGTGAGCAAGGACTTCCAGAAGATACTATATTAGTTGATTTTGAAGGTTCGGCCGGACAAAGTTTTGGTGCTTTTGCAACTAATGGTTTATCATTCAAAATTCACGGAAACTGTAATGACTATCTAGGAAAAGGACTTTCTGGAGGAAAACTAATTATCAAGGTTCCACCAACTGCAACTTTCAAACCAGAAGAAAATATTATCATTGGTAACGTTGCACTTTATGGAGCCATTACCGGCGAAGCCTATATTAATGGTATGGCTGGAGAACGTTTCTGCGTAAGAAATTCTGGAGCAACAGCTGTTGTTGAAGGAATTGGGGATCATGGATGCGAATATATGACTGGTGGAACTGTTGTTATTCTAGGAAAGACAGGAAGAAACTTCGCTGCCGGAATGAGTGGTGGCGTAGCTTATTTATATGATAAGAATAGAAAATTCGATTCTAATTCCTGTAATATGGAAATGGTTGCTTTCGACCCAATGGAACAGGATGATTTTACTAAGTTGAAACGTTTGATTAAAAACCATAGTTTATATACCACCAGTCCATTAGCTAAACGTATTCTGGCAAATTGGGAGAACGAGCAACAATATTTCATCAAAGTAATGCCTACTGATTATAAAAAAGCATTGCAGAGAATCGCAGAAGAAAAGAAAATTGAAGAACTAATAGCATAG
- the sucC gene encoding ADP-forming succinate--CoA ligase subunit beta — translation MNIHEYQGKEILASYGVRIQRGIVANSPVEAVAAAKQLTAETGTSWYVVKAQVHAGGRGKGGGVKLAKGIDKVEGIASEIIGMQLVTPQTSAEGKKVHKVLIAEDVYYPGESETSEFYVSVLLNRATGRNMIMYSTEGGMDIEEVAEHTPHLIFTEEVDPAVGLQGFQARRIAFNLGLSGNAFKEMVKFIASLYNAYIGSDASMFEINPVLKTSDDKILAVDAKVNIDDNALYRQKAYAEMRDVLEENPIEVEAKEVGLNYVDLDGTVGCMVNGAGLAMATMDLIKYAGFEPANFLDVGGTADAKRVETAFRIILKDPNVKAILINIFGGIVRCDRVAQGVVDAYKNMGDAIRVPIIVRLQGTNAAIAKELIDNSGMPILSAVEFQEAADQVQAALS, via the coding sequence ATGAACATACACGAATATCAAGGAAAAGAAATTTTAGCTAGCTACGGAGTTCGCATTCAACGCGGAATTGTGGCTAATAGTCCTGTAGAAGCGGTTGCTGCTGCAAAACAATTAACTGCCGAAACGGGAACGAGTTGGTATGTTGTAAAAGCTCAAGTTCATGCAGGTGGACGTGGAAAAGGTGGTGGAGTTAAACTTGCCAAAGGAATTGACAAAGTAGAAGGAATTGCAAGCGAAATCATCGGAATGCAGTTAGTAACTCCTCAAACTTCTGCCGAAGGTAAAAAAGTTCACAAAGTATTAATTGCTGAAGATGTTTATTATCCTGGCGAAAGTGAAACTTCTGAGTTTTATGTATCTGTTTTATTGAACAGAGCTACAGGTCGCAATATGATTATGTATTCTACTGAAGGTGGGATGGATATTGAAGAAGTTGCTGAGCACACACCACATTTAATCTTTACTGAGGAAGTTGATCCAGCTGTTGGATTACAAGGTTTCCAAGCAAGAAGAATTGCTTTCAACTTAGGTCTTTCTGGAAATGCTTTCAAAGAGATGGTTAAATTCATCGCTTCTTTATACAATGCTTACATTGGATCTGATGCTTCAATGTTTGAAATTAACCCAGTTTTAAAAACATCTGACGATAAAATTTTAGCTGTTGATGCTAAAGTAAATATCGATGATAACGCTTTATACAGACAAAAAGCGTATGCTGAGATGAGAGATGTTCTTGAAGAAAATCCAATCGAAGTAGAAGCAAAAGAAGTAGGTTTAAACTATGTTGACCTTGACGGAACTGTAGGGTGTATGGTAAACGGAGCTGGATTAGCAATGGCAACCATGGATTTAATTAAGTATGCTGGTTTTGAACCTGCAAACTTCCTTGACGTAGGTGGAACTGCTGATGCAAAACGTGTAGAAACTGCTTTCCGTATTATCTTGAAAGATCCAAACGTAAAAGCAATTTTGATCAACATTTTTGGAGGAATCGTTCGTTGTGACCGTGTTGCTCAAGGAGTTGTTGATGCTTACAAGAATATGGGTGACGCGATTAGAGTGCCAATCATTGTTCGTTTGCAAGGTACGAATGCTGCAATTGCTAAAGAATTAATCGATAATTCAGGAATGCCAATTTTATCTGCTGTAGAATTTCAAGAAGCGGCTGATCAAGTTCAAGCGGCACTTTCTTAA
- a CDS encoding NAD(P)H-binding protein: MKTALIIGSTGLIGSQLLNLLLESKDYNKVITFVKRDSGKQHPKLSQHIIDFDQPESYQELIVGDDFFCTIGTTIKKAGTKEAFKKVDFEYPQQFASFASKNKVKNFLLISSLGADETSGNFYLKTKGEIENVLKNSDFESVSILRPSLLLGNRQEFRLGERVAGIFMRTLSFLFFWKTKKIQTHRK, from the coding sequence TTGAAAACGGCTCTAATTATTGGCAGTACAGGTTTAATTGGTTCTCAATTATTAAATCTCCTTTTAGAAAGTAAAGACTACAATAAGGTAATTACGTTTGTAAAAAGAGACTCTGGAAAGCAACATCCAAAGTTAAGTCAACATATTATTGATTTTGACCAGCCCGAAAGCTATCAAGAATTAATCGTTGGCGATGATTTTTTCTGCACTATTGGCACAACCATAAAAAAAGCGGGAACTAAAGAAGCCTTTAAAAAAGTAGATTTTGAATATCCACAGCAGTTTGCCTCTTTTGCTTCAAAAAACAAAGTCAAAAACTTTCTACTTATCTCATCCCTTGGTGCCGATGAAACTTCTGGGAATTTTTATCTCAAAACCAAAGGAGAAATAGAAAATGTTCTTAAAAACTCAGATTTTGAAAGTGTTTCTATACTGAGACCTTCGTTACTTTTGGGAAACAGGCAAGAATTTAGATTAGGCGAAAGAGTAGCTGGTATTTTTATGAGAACACTATCTTTTTTATTTTTTTGGAAAACTAAAAAAATACAAACCCATAGAAAGTGA
- a CDS encoding DUF1456 family protein, with amino-acid sequence MTNNDIFKKLRVALMLRDDQIVEILELVDFRITKSELGAFFRDEKHENYMECGDQVLRNFLNGLVIHLRGTKENPKNPNDVLAKHKAQIPAKQSAKERPEFKAKPRDEEKSRGDEAPSKSKPAAKKPSKKQYPKGNSKVQVVEKVKFNFGKNKKS; translated from the coding sequence ATGACAAATAACGATATCTTCAAAAAATTACGTGTAGCTTTAATGTTACGTGATGACCAAATCGTTGAAATACTGGAATTGGTAGACTTTAGAATTACCAAATCTGAATTGGGGGCTTTTTTTCGTGATGAAAAACATGAGAACTACATGGAATGTGGCGACCAAGTTCTTCGCAATTTCCTAAACGGATTAGTAATTCATTTGCGTGGGACAAAAGAAAATCCAAAAAATCCGAATGACGTTTTAGCCAAGCACAAAGCCCAAATTCCGGCAAAACAAAGCGCTAAAGAAAGGCCAGAGTTTAAAGCAAAACCAAGAGACGAAGAAAAATCAAGAGGTGATGAAGCTCCTTCAAAATCGAAGCCTGCAGCCAAAAAACCTTCGAAAAAGCAATATCCTAAAGGAAATTCAAAAGTTCAAGTAGTCGAAAAAGTGAAATTCAATTTCGGTAAGAATAAGAAATCATAA
- a CDS encoding aminotransferase class I/II-fold pyridoxal phosphate-dependent enzyme, whose translation MKVNQFPDRLIELNNKEYLYFGGTAYLGMPTNPEFQQLVIKNILRWGSAYGSSRSANIQLTAYERGESFLAKYIQSEATVTVSSGMLAAKLVIEELIPQTDMFFHFPNIHAALKTANSLPVFIGNEINPRLLDNTYERITLLTDAVPSFHIKAIDLSVINLITSNKEITLVLDESHSLGILGNNGCGIFSTIQHKNIKRKIMVASLGKAMGVSGGVIASDHSFIHQMMMNDSFISSACMNPALAEATGEAEEIYKKQHLKLKDNLNHVSSLLANNELLDFNADYPVIYPEIDGINEKLLSNKIILTNFKYTAGAKDLNRIIFTANHQQEDLNKLISVLNQYQF comes from the coding sequence ATGAAAGTCAACCAATTCCCCGATAGATTAATTGAACTAAACAACAAAGAATATCTCTATTTTGGAGGAACGGCCTATTTAGGAATGCCAACAAATCCTGAATTTCAACAACTAGTCATCAAAAACATTTTGCGCTGGGGATCAGCCTATGGCAGCTCTAGAAGCGCCAATATCCAACTCACAGCCTATGAAAGAGGCGAATCTTTTTTGGCTAAATACATCCAGTCAGAAGCTACAGTTACAGTTTCATCCGGAATGCTCGCCGCAAAGCTAGTAATCGAAGAACTAATTCCACAAACTGATATGTTCTTTCATTTTCCCAATATCCACGCAGCCTTAAAAACGGCTAACAGCCTGCCCGTTTTTATTGGAAACGAAATAAATCCTCGCTTGCTAGACAATACTTATGAAAGAATCACCTTGCTGACTGATGCTGTACCGAGCTTTCACATCAAAGCGATCGATTTATCAGTAATAAACTTAATAACGTCCAATAAAGAAATTACTTTGGTTCTTGACGAATCTCATTCTTTAGGGATTCTAGGCAATAATGGATGTGGAATATTCTCTACAATTCAGCATAAAAACATTAAACGTAAGATCATGGTGGCTTCTTTAGGGAAAGCCATGGGCGTGAGCGGCGGTGTCATAGCATCCGATCATTCGTTTATTCATCAAATGATGATGAACGATTCATTTATTTCAAGCGCTTGTATGAATCCTGCACTCGCAGAAGCAACGGGCGAAGCCGAAGAAATTTACAAAAAACAACATCTTAAACTGAAAGACAACCTAAATCATGTTAGCTCTCTATTAGCTAATAATGAATTATTGGATTTTAATGCTGATTATCCAGTAATCTATCCTGAAATAGACGGAATTAACGAAAAACTTCTTTCCAATAAAATAATCTTGACTAACTTTAAATACACCGCAGGAGCTAAAGATTTAAATAGAATCATATTTACTGCCAATCACCAACAAGAAGATTTAAACAAACTAATTAGCGTCCTAAACCAATACCAATTCTGA
- a CDS encoding dipeptide epimerase, with amino-acid sequence MKLILREYNLKLKHTFTISRESIETQPSLIVELQSEDFSGYGEATSNPYYNITVPMMIQDLEKIRVLIESSDNEFPEDFWALAYPYLKHDMFALCALDIAFTDLYARKKGKKLYQLWDYSTEKNVLTDYTIGIASIEKMLSKMQELPWPIYKIKLGTAEDIAIVKELRKHTDAIFRIDANCGWGVEETINNAVELKKLGVEFLEQPIKADDWKAHKEVFKHSVLPIIADESCILEEDVAKCHNHFHGVNIKLVKCGGLTPARRMIQESKKLGMKTMVGCMTESTVGISAIAHLLPQLDYVDMDGALLLAEDIATGVTIENGKVSYSDLNGTGVTLI; translated from the coding sequence ATGAAACTAATCTTAAGAGAATACAATCTTAAACTAAAGCATACTTTTACGATTTCGAGAGAATCAATAGAAACACAGCCTTCCTTAATTGTAGAATTACAAAGTGAGGATTTCTCTGGATATGGAGAAGCAACCTCAAACCCCTATTACAACATCACCGTCCCGATGATGATACAGGATTTAGAAAAAATCAGAGTTTTGATTGAGTCTTCAGATAATGAATTTCCCGAGGATTTCTGGGCATTAGCTTACCCGTATTTAAAGCACGATATGTTTGCTCTTTGCGCCCTTGACATCGCCTTTACTGATTTATATGCTCGAAAAAAAGGAAAGAAATTATACCAACTTTGGGACTACAGCACTGAAAAAAATGTATTGACCGATTACACCATTGGGATTGCCTCGATTGAGAAAATGCTCTCAAAAATGCAAGAATTGCCTTGGCCTATTTACAAAATAAAACTAGGAACAGCCGAAGACATTGCGATTGTAAAAGAATTAAGAAAACACACCGATGCTATTTTTAGAATTGATGCCAACTGCGGTTGGGGAGTTGAAGAGACCATTAATAATGCCGTAGAATTGAAAAAACTAGGAGTAGAATTCCTTGAACAACCCATAAAAGCCGATGATTGGAAAGCACACAAAGAAGTTTTCAAGCATTCTGTCTTGCCAATTATTGCTGACGAAAGCTGTATTCTTGAAGAAGATGTTGCTAAATGTCACAATCATTTTCATGGTGTAAATATAAAATTAGTAAAATGTGGCGGATTGACACCAGCAAGAAGAATGATCCAAGAATCAAAAAAACTTGGAATGAAAACAATGGTAGGTTGCATGACCGAATCGACTGTGGGAATTTCGGCAATTGCCCATTTATTGCCACAATTAGATTATGTGGATATGGATGGCGCTCTACTCCTAGCTGAAGACATTGCGACCGGAGTGACAATAGAAAATGGAAAAGTAAGCTATTCTGACTTGAATGGAACTGGTGTAACCTTAATTTAA
- a CDS encoding excinuclease ABC subunit B — translation MNTFEEKKNLLLDMIAFSTVDGQLHKKEYDFLFVIANELNIEKGGFNDLFHQELPKTVVRSEFQRIQQFYRFALLMHIDGVLHKKEVHEIHQIAISMGLNPDAAKRVLKKMNKAPNAIIDPKVLLEIFKEQHN, via the coding sequence ATGAACACATTTGAAGAAAAGAAGAATTTGTTATTGGACATGATTGCATTTTCAACAGTAGACGGACAATTGCATAAAAAAGAATATGATTTTTTATTTGTTATAGCTAATGAGTTGAATATTGAGAAAGGAGGTTTCAACGATTTGTTTCATCAAGAATTACCTAAGACTGTTGTGAGGTCTGAATTTCAAAGGATTCAACAATTTTACAGATTTGCACTTTTGATGCATATTGACGGTGTTTTACACAAGAAAGAGGTTCATGAAATACACCAAATAGCCATTAGTATGGGGCTAAATCCAGATGCTGCAAAACGAGTATTGAAGAAAATGAATAAGGCTCCAAACGCTATAATTGATCCGAAAGTTTTATTGGAAATTTTTAAAGAACAGCACAATTAA